The proteins below are encoded in one region of Paenibacillus albus:
- a CDS encoding helix-turn-helix transcriptional regulator encodes MAKSKIHADRWEYNWNAEGNKAYSSLPELVTLGYDRFHEASPLTDHNHERSYEFVFVEKGKVTWEVDEQLYPSNTGQCFHTRPGEWHRARLNYIEPCSIWWVIIVDPAEQPGWLSFSDDEREQLAANLRELPRIVGVDSRMREQFEALRSLLSDDEPAPLFRLRHHLADIVLQLLYPRAERQVQSELRDAMLALTGRIEAEPERRWANKELADIAGVSESHFYRLFHSLHGQSPANYIDRLRMNRACELLREPRSNVTDVAMDLGYKTSQHFATVFKKYIGVSPSQWKKTT; translated from the coding sequence ATGGCCAAAAGCAAAATCCATGCTGATCGTTGGGAATATAATTGGAATGCTGAAGGAAACAAGGCTTACAGCAGTCTGCCTGAGCTGGTCACGCTTGGCTATGATCGCTTTCATGAAGCCTCTCCGCTCACTGACCATAACCATGAACGAAGCTATGAGTTTGTCTTTGTCGAGAAAGGCAAAGTGACCTGGGAGGTCGATGAGCAGCTCTATCCTTCCAACACCGGACAGTGCTTTCATACCCGCCCCGGTGAGTGGCACCGGGCGCGCCTGAACTATATCGAGCCCTGCAGCATCTGGTGGGTGATCATCGTTGATCCCGCCGAGCAGCCCGGCTGGCTGTCGTTTAGCGATGATGAACGTGAGCAGCTTGCAGCAAACTTACGGGAGCTGCCTCGTATCGTAGGCGTCGACAGCCGCATGAGGGAGCAATTCGAAGCGCTGCGCAGCTTGCTGTCAGATGATGAGCCTGCGCCGCTGTTTCGCTTGCGCCATCATCTTGCCGATATTGTACTCCAGCTTCTATATCCGCGAGCAGAACGCCAAGTCCAGAGCGAGCTGCGCGATGCAATGCTCGCGTTAACGGGCCGCATCGAAGCGGAGCCGGAGCGCCGCTGGGCGAACAAGGAGCTCGCTGACATAGCAGGTGTCAGCGAATCGCACTTCTACCGGCTCTTCCATTCGCTCCACGGCCAATCGCCGGCTAACTACATCGACAGGCTGCGCATGAACCGCGCATGCGAGCTGCTTCGCGAGCCGAGATCGAATGTGACGGACGTTGCGATGGATCTCGGCTACAAGACGAGCCAGCATTTTGCCACCGTGTTTAAGAAGTATATCGGGGTATCTCCGTCACAGTGGAAGAAAACGACTTAA
- a CDS encoding MFS transporter, translating into MRFFSHYPKEIKVFLLASLINAIGSALMWPLVTMFVFDQLGRSMSDAGLVILVQSLGGIAGQLLGGSLYHKVGVKRLIIGALALNAVCLLFLPMLSESWPIFIAAMGLIGLFNSSSMPAIQAFVGFRFADRRGELFNVIYVANNIGVAIGTALSGFLADISYSLSFTMNGVSSGLFAFFFMIYLQRVGTTSSSAGGVKLKKLSPENASGWSLLLDVRLYLFMALGGMLINLGNSIWNTGVSPFIISEGLPKQMFGYLWTLNGIMIFVAQPVTNFIKRLAARTITAQLTASSLFYLSGYIAILSMHSFTGMIVGMVLTTLGEMLIAPAIPAFLSERGGKHAPFYLGLAGGIGSAGRVIGPYLMGHLYDIGQLTPVAWLAVVTAAVSAISFSVHAFINHPARLAKQQLSGKSSKEAAVTVETH; encoded by the coding sequence ATGCGCTTCTTCAGCCATTATCCGAAAGAAATTAAAGTATTCCTGCTCGCAAGCCTCATTAATGCGATCGGCAGCGCGCTGATGTGGCCGCTTGTGACGATGTTCGTCTTCGACCAGCTCGGCAGAAGCATGTCCGATGCGGGGCTCGTCATTCTGGTGCAATCGCTCGGCGGTATCGCCGGACAGCTGCTTGGCGGCTCGCTCTACCATAAGGTCGGCGTGAAACGCCTCATTATCGGCGCACTGGCGCTTAATGCGGTCTGCTTGCTTTTCTTGCCGATGCTCAGCGAATCCTGGCCGATCTTTATCGCAGCCATGGGCCTAATTGGCCTGTTCAATTCATCGTCAATGCCAGCAATCCAAGCGTTCGTCGGCTTCCGGTTTGCGGACCGGCGCGGAGAGCTGTTCAACGTCATCTACGTCGCAAACAATATCGGTGTGGCGATTGGTACGGCGCTCAGCGGATTTCTCGCCGATATTTCGTACTCGCTCAGCTTCACGATGAACGGCGTCTCCTCCGGGCTATTCGCGTTCTTCTTCATGATCTATCTGCAGCGAGTGGGCACAACAAGCTCGTCTGCAGGCGGCGTTAAGCTGAAGAAGCTGTCCCCCGAGAATGCCAGCGGCTGGTCGCTGCTGCTGGACGTGCGGCTCTATCTGTTCATGGCGCTTGGCGGCATGCTCATTAACCTCGGCAACAGCATCTGGAATACGGGCGTCTCTCCCTTCATTATTAGCGAAGGACTGCCGAAGCAGATGTTCGGCTACCTGTGGACGCTGAACGGCATTATGATCTTCGTTGCCCAGCCGGTCACGAACTTCATCAAGCGTCTCGCTGCTCGCACAATTACGGCTCAGCTGACAGCCAGCAGCTTGTTCTACTTGAGCGGCTACATCGCCATCCTCTCCATGCACAGCTTCACAGGCATGATTGTCGGTATGGTGCTGACGACGCTTGGCGAGATGCTTATCGCACCGGCGATTCCTGCCTTCCTGAGCGAACGCGGCGGCAAGCATGCACCGTTCTATCTCGGGCTTGCCGGCGGCATCGGGTCTGCCGGCCGTGTCATTGGCCCATATCTGATGGGCCATCTGTACGACATCGGGCAATTGACGCCAGTCGCTTGGCTAGCCGTCGTAACCGCGGCGGTATCAGCAATCTCATTCAGCGTACATGCGTTCATCAACCATCCGGCGCGGCTCGCAAAGCAGCAGCTAAGCGGGAAATCGAGCAAGGAAGCGGCGGTTACCGTAGAAACCCATTAA
- a CDS encoding LacI family DNA-binding transcriptional regulator gives MRATIKDVAKMAGVAVSTVSYAMNNSPKISEETRRKVIRVAQELNFRPSGAARNLKKRKTNTIGLFLYDLGGPFYSQVIEGIQEVVTSHGFNLVVCSTFGGENSSAHRFIKEQFVDGAIIMGSQISDSLILQSASESFPIVVLDRELKGDYVHNVLITYEQGAYDAVSHLIKLGRRKIEFLSGPVTSFDNSLRYNGYKRALREHGLEVPSRISLFGRCVEVGGYQAVKVMLAGGQLPDALFAANDEMAIGAIRALTEGGIRVPDDISVVGFDNIILGPYINPPLTTVGHSKYELGAIATQLIFSAQKEGNSILLPTQLIVRGSCGA, from the coding sequence ATGCGTGCAACGATCAAGGATGTCGCCAAGATGGCGGGAGTTGCTGTATCCACAGTCTCCTATGCCATGAATAACTCACCGAAGATTAGTGAGGAGACGCGACGCAAAGTCATTCGTGTCGCGCAGGAGCTAAATTTCAGACCGAGCGGAGCTGCACGGAATTTAAAAAAGCGCAAAACGAATACGATCGGACTGTTCTTGTACGATCTAGGCGGACCCTTCTACAGTCAAGTCATTGAAGGGATACAAGAAGTCGTTACCTCGCATGGGTTTAATCTGGTCGTCTGCAGCACGTTCGGCGGCGAGAACAGCTCTGCCCATCGGTTTATTAAGGAACAGTTTGTTGATGGCGCTATCATTATGGGCTCACAAATTAGCGACAGCCTCATCCTGCAATCGGCCTCGGAATCCTTCCCGATTGTTGTACTCGACCGCGAGCTCAAAGGTGACTATGTACATAATGTGCTTATTACTTATGAGCAAGGAGCGTACGATGCCGTTTCGCATCTCATTAAGCTCGGTCGACGCAAGATCGAATTTCTAAGCGGGCCGGTCACGTCCTTCGATAATTCCCTTCGCTACAACGGTTACAAGCGAGCGCTTCGGGAGCACGGCTTGGAAGTGCCAAGCCGAATCAGTTTATTCGGGCGCTGCGTGGAAGTTGGCGGCTATCAAGCGGTGAAGGTGATGCTGGCTGGCGGGCAGCTGCCGGATGCGCTGTTCGCGGCGAATGATGAAATGGCAATTGGCGCCATACGTGCTCTCACGGAGGGCGGCATTCGCGTGCCGGATGACATTTCGGTGGTCGGTTTTGACAATATTATTCTAGGTCCTTATATTAATCCGCCCCTTACAACGGTCGGTCATTCCAAGTATGAACTGGGTGCGATCGCGACTCAGCTCATCTTCAGCGCACAGAAGGAAGGCAACTCGATTCTGCTGCCGACACAGCTCATTGTCCGGGGATCATGCGGGGCATAG
- a CDS encoding efflux RND transporter permease subunit, whose translation MAWLSRFSLKNSVAVIILCLLVLGLGFYSATKIQQQTFPDVDFPAIVISAVSPGASTEEIETEITKPVEESLQGLKGYDSLTSTTSENSASIILQYPFGTNMEDKVKDVETAIAKVGTSDKVKLNVQRLSFGAAPIYEAAVFSSKNDPEALQKELETGVVPKLEKVVGVSSVTLKGAISQELRIEVDKEKASQYGISLSTIQQAIQQLDFAMPLGSVTENDTSIPIRLVGKLSNLQQIEDLELTAGGGAGAGAAFGGGAGAGAGQAASGGAAAAAKVKLSDIAKVTTISKQDEITRFDGQESFVIQVAKTQDANTADVSDDVKDVLETYKTKANLDIHLIQDQGAEIKKSVSSLIHEGLYGSLFCVIIIFLFLRNIRATLISIISLPISVFATIALMNQMGYTLNIMTLGGIAVSIGRIVDDSIVVIENIFRWRQEKGQEMNGKELAYKATKEVIGAVGSSTIATVVVFLPLAFVTGIIGEFFRPFAISVVISIVTSLLVAMMLIPVLGAKFFNRIKPHKEGGRFINGYEKLIRGALRRKALVLILSVVILIASFGTIPLLGVTFLDAGSVPSIGIDLTLPSQSTLDQTNKTSEKVEGYLKDLKGVDNYTASIGGADNPFVKIGNTSNKANFTVQFKEGTVMDTMIDDVTKDLQAMLKQESPEAVVNVTEGQQAGPPSGNGVDVSLYSDDLTALSKAAVQVENLMKANSDMKDIANNLKDVTPKWEMTLNKEGKALNVSSMQVMAAVNEQLRPVDVGTFTLDNKARDITMSYMQQITNKEQLESIVIPTMGGMKQLKEIVDITEAKAPVAINHEDLKMYAQVKGNVKDASKTSAVTKTITDDINSLSLPSNVEVKIGGGQEMINSGFQSIGIAMVAAIGLVFLVMSMTFGGLLTPIIILSSLLFVPVGSLGALLITGNALSMSSMIGMLMLVGIVVTNAVVLLDRVEKNRKSGMPVHESLVEASKTRLRPILMTACATILALLPLAFSESSTSLISGGLAITVIGGLTTSTLLTLIVVPVIYELTGKRRKVEKEIQF comes from the coding sequence ATGGCGTGGCTTAGTCGTTTTAGTTTAAAAAACAGTGTAGCAGTCATTATATTGTGTTTGCTCGTTCTAGGACTTGGCTTCTATTCGGCAACCAAAATTCAGCAGCAGACGTTCCCGGACGTTGATTTCCCGGCGATTGTCATATCGGCTGTCAGTCCCGGAGCTTCAACAGAAGAGATTGAAACCGAGATTACGAAGCCTGTCGAGGAGAGCCTGCAAGGACTCAAAGGCTATGACTCCCTGACAAGTACAACCTCCGAGAATTCGGCAAGCATTATTTTGCAATATCCGTTTGGCACGAATATGGAGGATAAAGTAAAGGACGTCGAGACGGCAATCGCAAAGGTTGGCACGTCTGACAAAGTGAAGCTGAATGTTCAGCGTCTATCCTTCGGCGCAGCACCGATCTATGAGGCTGCCGTATTCTCGTCAAAGAACGATCCTGAAGCTCTTCAGAAAGAGCTTGAGACTGGGGTCGTCCCGAAGCTTGAGAAGGTTGTTGGCGTAAGCTCAGTAACATTGAAAGGCGCGATCTCGCAAGAGCTGCGCATCGAAGTGGATAAAGAGAAAGCAAGCCAGTATGGCATTTCGCTGAGCACGATTCAACAAGCGATTCAACAGCTTGACTTTGCAATGCCGCTTGGCTCTGTGACAGAGAACGATACGTCGATTCCGATTCGTCTCGTTGGCAAGCTGTCGAACTTGCAGCAGATCGAAGATCTTGAGCTGACTGCTGGCGGCGGAGCGGGTGCGGGTGCAGCGTTTGGCGGCGGCGCAGGCGCAGGTGCTGGACAAGCAGCTTCTGGCGGCGCAGCTGCAGCGGCAAAAGTGAAGCTGTCTGACATCGCGAAAGTAACGACAATTTCGAAGCAAGACGAGATTACACGTTTCGACGGGCAAGAAAGCTTCGTCATTCAAGTCGCGAAGACACAGGATGCGAACACAGCTGATGTATCCGATGACGTGAAAGACGTGCTTGAAACGTACAAAACCAAAGCGAACCTTGATATTCACTTGATCCAGGACCAAGGCGCGGAGATTAAGAAATCCGTTTCCTCGCTTATTCACGAAGGACTTTACGGCTCGCTGTTTTGTGTCATCATTATATTCCTGTTTTTGCGTAATATACGGGCGACATTAATCTCCATCATTTCTCTGCCGATCTCGGTATTCGCAACGATCGCGCTTATGAATCAAATGGGATACACGCTGAACATTATGACGCTTGGCGGTATCGCGGTTTCGATCGGCCGGATCGTGGACGACAGTATCGTCGTTATCGAGAATATCTTCAGATGGCGTCAGGAAAAAGGCCAGGAGATGAACGGCAAAGAGCTTGCTTATAAAGCGACGAAGGAAGTTATCGGCGCTGTAGGCTCCTCGACGATTGCAACGGTTGTTGTCTTCCTGCCGCTGGCATTCGTTACGGGCATCATCGGTGAATTCTTCCGTCCTTTCGCAATATCGGTCGTTATCTCTATCGTAACTTCACTTCTCGTTGCGATGATGCTGATTCCGGTCTTGGGCGCGAAATTCTTCAATCGGATTAAGCCGCACAAGGAAGGCGGCCGCTTCATTAACGGCTACGAGAAGCTGATTCGCGGCGCACTTCGCCGTAAGGCTTTGGTGCTTATATTATCCGTTGTCATTCTGATCGCTTCATTCGGCACGATTCCGCTGCTTGGCGTAACGTTCCTGGATGCAGGCAGCGTACCTTCAATCGGCATTGATCTAACATTGCCGTCGCAAAGCACACTTGATCAGACGAACAAAACGAGTGAAAAAGTGGAAGGCTATCTGAAGGATTTGAAAGGCGTCGATAACTACACAGCAAGCATCGGCGGCGCGGACAATCCGTTCGTGAAGATCGGCAATACGTCGAATAAAGCGAATTTCACAGTTCAGTTCAAAGAAGGTACAGTCATGGATACCATGATTGATGACGTTACGAAAGATTTGCAGGCGATGCTGAAGCAAGAATCGCCGGAAGCGGTCGTGAATGTAACGGAAGGCCAGCAGGCTGGACCGCCATCAGGAAACGGCGTAGATGTAAGCTTGTACTCCGATGATCTGACGGCACTGTCCAAAGCCGCGGTTCAAGTCGAGAACTTGATGAAAGCAAACAGCGACATGAAAGATATCGCCAACAACTTGAAGGACGTTACTCCGAAATGGGAGATGACGCTTAATAAAGAGGGCAAGGCGCTGAACGTTTCGTCCATGCAGGTTATGGCGGCCGTTAACGAACAGCTTCGCCCGGTCGACGTCGGCACCTTCACGCTGGATAACAAAGCACGCGACATTACGATGTCGTACATGCAGCAAATCACGAACAAAGAACAGCTGGAGAGCATTGTCATCCCTACGATGGGCGGCATGAAGCAGCTGAAGGAAATCGTGGATATTACAGAAGCGAAAGCGCCTGTTGCGATCAACCACGAAGACTTGAAGATGTATGCACAAGTTAAAGGTAACGTGAAGGATGCGAGCAAGACTTCAGCAGTAACGAAGACGATCACAGACGATATTAACAGCCTGTCGCTGCCAAGCAACGTGGAAGTGAAAATCGGCGGCGGCCAGGAAATGATCAACAGCGGCTTCCAAAGCATCGGTATTGCGATGGTTGCGGCAATTGGTCTCGTCTTCCTCGTCATGAGCATGACATTCGGCGGTTTGCTGACTCCAATCATCATCCTGTCGTCGCTGCTCTTCGTACCGGTAGGTTCCCTTGGCGCGCTTCTCATTACGGGCAACGCCTTGTCCATGAGTTCCATGATCGGTATGCTGATGCTTGTTGGTATCGTAGTTACGAACGCAGTCGTTCTTCTGGACCGTGTCGAGAAGAACCGCAAGAGTGGCATGCCAGTACACGAATCGCTGGTCGAAGCGTCCAAAACACGTCTAAGACCGATTCTAATGACGGCATGCGCAACCATTCTAGCGTTGCTGCCGCTTGCTTTCTCGGAATCGTCGACAAGCCTGATCTCCGGCGGACTCGCGATTACCGTAATCGGCGGTTTGACGACATCCACACTGCTCACGCTCATTGTCGTACCAGTTATTTATGAACTGACAGGCAAGCGCCGCAAGGTGGAGAAGGAAATTCAATTCTAA